A genomic region of Campylobacter corcagiensis contains the following coding sequences:
- the nrdD gene encoding anaerobic ribonucleoside-triphosphate reductase: MSKEQILELNKDKRTKCVVYTRVMGYHRPVESFNIGKIGEHKERVQFCENPKKGAKTA; the protein is encoded by the coding sequence ATGAGTAAAGAACAAATTTTAGAATTAAACAAAGACAAAAGAACAAAATGCGTTGTTTATACCAGAGTTATGGGATATCACAGACCAGTTGAGAGCTTTAATATCGGTAAAATTGGCGAACATAAAGAAAGAGTTCAGTTTTGTGAAAATCCTAAAAAAGGTGCAAAAACTGCGTGA
- a CDS encoding anaerobic ribonucleoside-triphosphate reductase activating protein, with protein sequence MIYSITPFTTLDYPDKLACILWFGGCNMRCIYCYNKDIALSKGEISKNEALEFLKSRVKKLDGVVFSGGECTLDEDFLPLLKEAKALGFYTKVDTNGSNLEILKKAINFTDYIALDFKALKSEYKLITNSNLYDKFIQTLKYLISIDFPFEVRTTVHADFLSEYDISLMSKMLENVGYKGIYYIQNFLETGNDFGSLNKAVADFNPKNIKSNIKIKLRNF encoded by the coding sequence GTGATTTACTCCATAACGCCTTTTACAACGCTTGATTACCCAGACAAATTAGCGTGTATACTCTGGTTTGGTGGGTGTAATATGCGTTGCATTTACTGCTATAATAAAGACATCGCACTATCAAAAGGAGAAATTTCCAAAAACGAAGCTTTGGAATTTTTAAAATCAAGAGTTAAAAAGCTTGATGGCGTGGTTTTTAGCGGTGGAGAGTGTACTTTAGATGAAGATTTCTTACCGCTTTTAAAAGAAGCTAAAGCACTAGGATTTTATACCAAAGTTGACACAAATGGCTCAAATTTAGAAATTTTAAAAAAGGCTATAAATTTTACTGATTACATAGCTCTTGATTTTAAAGCTTTAAAAAGCGAATACAAACTCATAACAAACTCAAATTTATATGACAAATTTATACAAACACTAAAATATCTCATCTCTATAGATTTTCCTTTTGAAGTAAGAACGACAGTTCATGCTGACTTTTTAAGTGAGTATGATATATCTTTGATGTCTAAAATGCTTGAAAATGTTGGCTATAAAGGAATTTATTATATTCAAAATTTTTTAGAAACTGGAAATGATTTTGGTTCATTAAACAAAGCAGTAGCAGATTTTAACCCCAAAAATATAAAATCAAACATAAAAATTAAACTAAGAAATTTTTGA
- a CDS encoding ribonucleotide-diphosphate reductase subunit beta, translating into MVDRKRIYNPESNETLNNRRVFGGNPHGILNFTKAKYQWALKLWDIMEANTWFPKEVDTTDDVRDYNFNLTPAEKRMYDLVWSQLISMDSFQTNNLADNINPYITAPEINAILARQAYEEANHSKSYAVMVEAICENTDMIYEMEKHDPILKKKNDYISSLYEELAGNVTESKLLLAMVANQILEGVYFYSGFTAIYALARAGKMLGSAQMVRFIQRDEITHLLLFQNMINSVRKERPDLFTPEVVAKIYEMFEKAGELEIEWGKYITQNQIMGFTDDIITEYIHYLIDQRLNAIGLNRIYNAKHPIKWVDDFAKFNDQKSNFFESKVTNYSKGSLSFDDF; encoded by the coding sequence ATAGTAGATAGAAAAAGAATTTATAATCCAGAGTCAAACGAAACTCTAAACAACAGAAGGGTTTTTGGCGGAAATCCACATGGAATTCTAAACTTTACAAAGGCCAAATATCAGTGGGCTTTAAAGCTTTGGGACATAATGGAAGCAAATACTTGGTTTCCAAAAGAAGTTGACACAACTGATGATGTAAGAGATTATAACTTCAACCTAACTCCAGCTGAAAAGCGTATGTATGATTTGGTTTGGAGTCAGCTTATATCAATGGATAGTTTTCAAACAAACAACCTAGCTGATAATATCAACCCTTATATCACAGCTCCTGAGATTAATGCAATTTTGGCTAGACAAGCTTACGAAGAGGCAAATCACTCAAAAAGCTATGCTGTGATGGTTGAGGCTATTTGTGAAAATACAGATATGATTTATGAGATGGAAAAACATGACCCCATACTAAAAAAGAAAAACGACTATATATCAAGCTTGTATGAAGAGCTTGCTGGAAATGTAACTGAAAGCAAACTTCTCCTAGCGATGGTAGCAAATCAAATTCTTGAAGGTGTTTACTTTTATAGTGGATTTACAGCCATCTATGCTTTAGCTAGAGCCGGAAAGATGCTAGGTTCAGCTCAAATGGTAAGATTTATCCAAAGAGATGAGATAACACACCTTCTTCTTTTTCAAAATATGATAAATTCAGTTAGAAAAGAAAGACCTGATCTTTTCACTCCTGAAGTTGTTGCTAAGATTTATGAGATGTTTGAAAAAGCTGGAGAACTTGAAATCGAGTGGGGAAAATACATCACCCAAAACCAAATCATGGGCTTTACTGATGATATCATCACAGAGTACATCCACTATCTTATAGATCAACGTCTAAATGCCATCGGACTAAATAGAATCTACAACGCCAAACATCCGATAAAATGGGTAGATGACTTTGCTAAATTTAACGACCAAAAGTCAAATTTCTTTGAAAGCAAGGTTACAAACTACAGCAAAGGAAGCCTTAGCTTTGATGATTTTTAA
- a CDS encoding protein-L-isoaspartate(D-aspartate) O-methyltransferase, which yields MVDLWEIHCQRLADDIADIIDITPALYDAFCKVNRSEFCPIQKHAYSLDPQPIAGMQWISSPLTVAKMTIALELDGVDKILEIGCGSGYQAAILSKIVRRVFTIERIESLAKEAKEHFTNLEISNIHLKFDDGNSGWKNYAPYERILLSAATTQIDERLFSQLETGGILVAPIEKNGVQNIVRFRKISDSEISQEILEECQFVPLLKGKEQ from the coding sequence TTGGTTGATTTGTGGGAAATTCATTGTCAAAGACTAGCTGATGATATAGCTGATATTATTGATATCACTCCAGCACTTTATGATGCTTTTTGCAAGGTAAATAGAAGTGAGTTTTGCCCGATACAAAAGCATGCCTACTCACTAGATCCCCAACCAATAGCTGGTATGCAGTGGATTAGCTCACCACTAACTGTAGCAAAGATGACCATAGCACTAGAACTTGATGGTGTTGATAAGATCTTAGAAATAGGTTGTGGAAGTGGCTATCAAGCAGCTATATTAAGCAAAATAGTAAGAAGAGTTTTTACTATCGAAAGAATTGAAAGCTTAGCAAAAGAAGCAAAAGAGCACTTTACAAATTTAGAAATTTCAAACATACATCTAAAATTTGATGATGGCAACTCAGGATGGAAAAATTACGCCCCTTATGAGAGAATTTTACTCTCAGCTGCTACTACGCAAATAGATGAAAGGCTTTTTTCTCAGCTTGAAACAGGTGGAATTTTAGTAGCCCCAATTGAGAAAAATGGAGTTCAAAATATAGTTAGATTTCGTAAAATTTCAGACAGCGAAATATCTCAAGAGATTCTTGAAGAGTGCCAGTTTGTACCACTTTTAAAAGGAAAAGAGCAATGA
- a CDS encoding AAA family ATPase — MKEQLQLYKLNNSEADIKKNIHALETVLANLKNAVIAFNSDDISYLQGSYIEFCNDILDISMHFKNTKYFFLSKNFKTNIQTYYENSFLKDDILELENTFKLATKESDPQQSLDDTKRDMVWLFSLIENITRKYDKSSDNHEFKIKIIKFYNALHDLFLNFSDILLAKYYGIMLCNHPAILLALIKSSLKAASLDSVLKSFSSDSLIKECDDDKCTPLSDELLAELITIFAIPNPNFSCLIYSKTNAKTLNSTLSDFEKKSSEFIDKNEIFDGLSKPRKIIACELFLRYSNKTDVGNISKNILLIGPMGSGKLSIAKSMVAGNSCRVININSSYTYENLIDGFINGKFIDGELKLACKEALADRSNNHYIIINNINYADMNSMFGEILELLDNRYDGTNDSVLIRSKNSYIIDTLDDPKANSVVFKDNKSYFAIPDNLYIIATYDLMLSLKSSDTALMAKFSIIPVECNYSAMQSALEGIKNAESYIKVCQNLNKTLSKISPNAKIGHMVFLKIKEQIKGGQISASDAVEFFNKELKFLLVSLFADFPRDEVGEILSQCAECFNV; from the coding sequence ATGAAAGAACAACTACAACTTTATAAGCTAAACAATAGTGAAGCTGATATTAAAAAAAATATCCACGCTTTAGAGACAGTCTTAGCAAATCTTAAAAATGCTGTAATAGCCTTTAACAGCGATGATATAAGCTATCTTCAAGGCTCATATATAGAATTTTGTAACGATATTTTAGATATAAGTATGCATTTTAAAAATACAAAATATTTCTTTTTGTCTAAAAATTTCAAAACTAACATTCAAACCTACTATGAAAATTCATTTTTAAAAGATGATATCTTAGAACTTGAAAATACTTTTAAACTAGCCACCAAAGAAAGCGACCCACAACAAAGCCTTGATGATACTAAAAGAGATATGGTTTGGCTATTTTCACTTATCGAAAACATAACTAGAAAATATGATAAAAGCAGTGATAATCACGAGTTTAAAATCAAAATCATAAAATTTTATAACGCCTTGCATGATCTATTTTTAAATTTTAGCGATATTTTATTAGCTAAATACTATGGCATCATGCTTTGTAATCATCCAGCTATACTTTTAGCTCTAATTAAATCATCACTAAAAGCCGCTTCTCTTGATTCAGTCCTTAAAAGCTTTAGCAGTGATTCTCTAATAAAAGAGTGTGATGATGATAAATGCACCCCTTTAAGTGATGAGTTGTTAGCAGAGCTTATTACAATATTTGCCATACCTAATCCAAATTTTAGTTGTCTTATATACTCAAAAACAAATGCTAAAACTCTAAATTCTACACTTAGTGATTTTGAGAAGAAAAGTAGCGAATTTATAGATAAAAATGAGATTTTTGACGGACTTAGTAAGCCCAGAAAAATCATAGCTTGCGAGCTATTTTTAAGATATTCAAACAAAACAGATGTTGGAAATATCTCTAAAAATATCCTTTTAATTGGACCTATGGGAAGTGGCAAACTCTCTATCGCAAAGAGCATGGTAGCTGGAAATAGCTGTAGAGTTATTAATATAAATAGCTCTTATACTTATGAGAATTTAATAGATGGTTTTATAAATGGTAAATTTATAGATGGCGAGCTAAAATTAGCTTGTAAAGAGGCTTTAGCAGATAGATCAAACAACCACTACATCATAATTAACAACATAAACTACGCTGATATGAACTCAATGTTTGGAGAAATTTTAGAGCTTTTAGATAACCGATATGATGGAACCAACGACTCAGTTTTAATAAGAAGCAAAAACTCTTATATCATCGATACTTTAGATGATCCAAAAGCAAATAGTGTGGTATTTAAAGATAATAAATCATACTTTGCTATACCAGATAACCTTTATATAATCGCAACTTATGATCTAATGCTTAGCCTAAAAAGTAGCGATACGGCATTAATGGCAAAATTTAGCATCATACCAGTAGAGTGCAATTATAGCGCTATGCAGTCAGCTCTTGAAGGCATTAAAAACGCTGAAAGCTATATAAAAGTTTGCCAAAATCTAAATAAAACCTTAAGTAAAATCTCACCAAATGCAAAGATCGGACATATGGTCTTTTTAAAGATCAAAGAGCAGATTAAAGGTGGGCAAATTTCAGCTAGTGATGCGGTTGAGTTTTTTAATAAAGAGCTTAAATTCTTACTTGTTAGCCTGTTTGCAGATTTTCCAAGAGATGAGGTTGGTGAAATTTTATCACAATGTGCTGAGTGCTTTAATGTGTGA
- a CDS encoding thioredoxin domain-containing protein, giving the protein MSSILNKFTKGVAALALLAGVSAFAATEGTDYVKLERVIPNAEGTVIKVYSYDCPFCYKFDKAVTKPAMDKVPEMKFVPFHLTTKGKFGKYASEILAVMMVKDEEAGISYLDDASNFKKAKFNLYKAYHDKKERWGDDATNEANVDAFYKTALEGLNMTRADVDAAAKDEKVQAHLNAWGLDNSGDAYMVAKVQGVPAFVVNGKYLILTKSIKGIDSFAQTIKELNELK; this is encoded by the coding sequence ATGAGTTCGATTTTAAACAAATTCACAAAAGGCGTTGCTGCACTAGCACTACTTGCAGGCGTTAGCGCATTTGCTGCTACAGAAGGAACAGACTATGTTAAATTAGAAAGAGTTATACCAAATGCTGAAGGAACAGTTATTAAAGTATATAGCTATGACTGCCCGTTTTGCTACAAATTTGACAAAGCTGTTACAAAACCTGCAATGGATAAAGTTCCAGAGATGAAATTTGTACCATTTCACCTAACTACAAAAGGCAAATTTGGCAAATACGCAAGTGAGATTTTAGCTGTTATGATGGTAAAAGATGAAGAAGCTGGCATCTCTTATCTAGATGATGCTTCAAATTTCAAAAAAGCTAAATTTAACCTTTATAAAGCATATCATGACAAAAAAGAGAGATGGGGTGATGATGCTACAAATGAGGCAAATGTTGATGCGTTTTATAAAACAGCACTTGAAGGCTTAAATATGACAAGAGCTGATGTTGATGCTGCTGCAAAAGATGAAAAAGTTCAAGCTCACCTAAACGCATGGGGTCTAGACAATAGCGGTGATGCATATATGGTTGCTAAAGTTCAAGGCGTTCCAGCATTTGTAGTAAATGGCAAATATTTAATCCTTACAAAATCAATCAAAGGAATTGACAGTTTTGCACAAACAATCAAAGAGCTTAACGAGCTTAAATAA
- the dsbI gene encoding protein-disulfide oxidoreductase DsbI gives MSLWSDFKSSPIATISRWQDQRFLWALMAVAMAGMVLLAHSFFQNYLYMKPCEQCVYIRYSMLVMALGGIIACINPKNVILKIIAYVLAIYGAIIGIGYSVKLHGIHKAVHSDDPFAMMGMQGCSTDPSYPFGLPLHKWAPDWFLPTGDCGYDSPVVPSGVELDAIQTFFTNLYADGWYLIPSIKFADMAVCTLLAYVVALVLLLIMLISWIITTIKRKRA, from the coding sequence ATGAGTTTATGGAGTGATTTTAAATCTAGCCCTATTGCCACCATATCAAGGTGGCAAGATCAGAGATTTTTATGGGCATTAATGGCTGTAGCTATGGCTGGTATGGTACTACTAGCTCATAGTTTTTTTCAAAACTATCTATATATGAAGCCTTGCGAACAGTGCGTTTATATAAGATATTCAATGCTTGTAATGGCACTTGGCGGGATTATTGCTTGCATAAATCCTAAAAATGTTATTTTAAAGATAATAGCTTATGTTTTAGCAATTTATGGAGCAATTATTGGAATTGGATATAGCGTAAAACTTCATGGCATTCATAAAGCCGTTCATAGTGATGATCCATTTGCTATGATGGGAATGCAAGGTTGCTCAACAGATCCTAGCTATCCTTTTGGTCTACCACTTCACAAATGGGCACCTGATTGGTTTTTGCCAACAGGAGATTGTGGTTATGATAGTCCAGTAGTTCCAAGTGGTGTAGAACTTGATGCTATACAGACATTTTTTACAAACCTTTACGCTGATGGTTGGTATTTGATTCCGAGTATTAAATTTGCAGATATGGCGGTATGTACGCTTTTAGCTTATGTTGTAGCTTTGGTTTTACTTCTTATAATGCTTATAAGCTGGATAATAACAACTATAAAAAGAAAACGAGCTTAA
- a CDS encoding AAA family ATPase, with the protein MIDLIKISNFKSISDEELKIKPMTILTGTNSSGKSTLVQSILLMSYYAKQNSSLEEIILKIDNFEDIRNFYMKDDLSIIKTTYKNIEFELKCSINKSWEFSVNSPDLIFEENLFYISSNRIGQEDISRYGKSKFGINGEYAFGYFDNNKNDKIDIVIAEAYGTTLRDQLLFWINKTLDLNLELITQKISNENLSVKYKIDDFSNPISTYNVGSGVSYAIRILIIGLSLKKGDIFVIENPEIHLHPKAIANLMKFFVFLASNGVQVIIETHSEHIIDKLRHEVLINKINKEKTVIYYRKDDKSKFEEININEDGRFVDSIGEIKKFPTGFFDANLKDLMELM; encoded by the coding sequence ATGATTGATTTAATTAAAATTTCAAATTTTAAAAGTATTTCAGATGAAGAGTTAAAAATAAAACCTATGACGATATTAACAGGAACTAACTCTTCTGGAAAATCAACACTTGTACAAAGTATTTTGCTTATGTCTTATTATGCAAAACAAAATTCTTCTCTTGAAGAAATTATTCTTAAAATTGATAATTTTGAGGATATAAGAAATTTCTATATGAAGGATGATTTAAGTATTATTAAAACTACATATAAAAATATAGAATTTGAGTTGAAATGTTCTATAAATAAGAGTTGGGAATTTAGTGTCAATTCTCCTGATTTAATATTTGAAGAAAATCTATTTTATATAAGTTCTAATCGTATAGGTCAAGAAGATATATCCAGATATGGTAAATCCAAATTTGGAATAAATGGAGAATATGCATTTGGTTATTTTGATAACAATAAAAATGATAAGATAGATATTGTAATAGCAGAAGCGTATGGTACTACTCTTAGAGATCAGCTTCTTTTTTGGATAAATAAAACACTTGATTTAAATTTAGAACTTATTACTCAAAAAATTAGTAATGAGAATTTAAGTGTCAAATATAAGATAGATGATTTTAGCAACCCAATATCAACTTACAATGTTGGATCTGGTGTTAGCTATGCTATTAGAATTTTAATAATAGGATTGTCATTAAAAAAAGGAGATATATTTGTAATTGAAAATCCAGAAATTCACCTTCATCCAAAAGCTATTGCAAATTTAATGAAGTTTTTCGTATTTTTAGCTAGTAATGGCGTACAAGTCATTATAGAAACTCATTCAGAACATATTATAGATAAATTAAGGCATGAGGTTCTTATAAATAAAATTAATAAAGAAAAAACTGTAATTTATTATAGAAAAGATGACAAATCTAAATTTGAAGAGATTAATATAAATGAAGATGGAAGATTTGTTGACAGCATAGGAGAAATTAAAAAATTTCCAACAGGGTTTTTTGATGCAAATTTGAAGGATTTGATGGAGTTAATGTGA
- a CDS encoding DUF262 domain-containing protein, translated as MKTEYKYYNLKEDFEGEEVLEPTLDNYNDIYPLKGIRIDKGRMSIFEFKRKYDDKIKGNIVLNPDFQRDDKRWGDNQKSELIESILMGIPLPVIYFFQDKDGKNQVVDGRQRLTCIAEFLDDKFQLKKLKIIPDVNGKKFSELEPILQNKIEDYQLEIYTILPPTPEKVKFNIFDRLNRGGTKLNNQEMRNALYQGTSTKLIKELSELESFKIATDNSLNPITMKDRYLILRFISFYFLKKNQLCDIEYGSDIDEFLANAMKCINKQNYDFYKEFINQFDKVMTYISKNYGDCVFRFESKDGSDRKRPINMGLFEVITYMFFIAMEKNIKIDIEKLKKLKKYEFDKPERFTYGIDSKDNIKFRFNTIDNFLKGCND; from the coding sequence ATGAAAACAGAATATAAATATTACAATCTTAAAGAAGACTTTGAAGGTGAAGAAGTATTAGAACCTACTTTGGATAACTATAATGATATATACCCACTAAAAGGTATTAGGATAGACAAAGGCAGAATGAGTATTTTTGAATTTAAGCGTAAATATGATGATAAAATAAAAGGTAATATTGTTCTTAATCCAGATTTTCAAAGAGATGATAAAAGATGGGGCGATAATCAAAAATCAGAACTTATAGAAAGTATTCTTATGGGAATACCTCTTCCAGTTATTTATTTTTTTCAAGATAAAGATGGAAAAAATCAAGTTGTTGATGGAAGACAAAGACTTACTTGTATAGCTGAGTTTTTAGATGATAAATTTCAATTAAAAAAGTTAAAGATTATACCAGATGTGAATGGAAAAAAATTTTCAGAGTTAGAACCGATACTTCAAAACAAAATAGAAGATTATCAGTTAGAAATTTACACTATACTTCCGCCAACTCCAGAAAAAGTAAAATTTAATATATTTGATAGGTTAAATAGAGGCGGTACAAAATTAAATAACCAAGAGATGAGAAATGCTTTATATCAAGGAACTTCAACAAAACTCATAAAAGAACTAAGTGAGCTTGAAAGTTTTAAAATAGCAACTGACAATAGTCTTAATCCAATAACAATGAAAGATAGATATTTAATATTAAGGTTTATCTCTTTTTATTTTTTAAAGAAAAACCAGTTGTGTGATATAGAATACGGTAGTGATATTGATGAATTTTTAGCTAATGCTATGAAATGTATAAATAAACAAAATTATGATTTTTATAAAGAGTTTATAAATCAATTTGATAAGGTTATGACATATATATCCAAAAATTATGGAGATTGTGTTTTTAGATTTGAAAGTAAAGACGGAAGTGATAGAAAAAGACCTATTAATATGGGTCTTTTTGAAGTGATAACTTATATGTTTTTTATAGCTATGGAGAAAAATATAAAAATAGATATTGAAAAATTAAAAAAGCTAAAAAAATATGAATTTGATAAACCAGAAAGATTTACTTATGGAATTGATAGTAAAGACAATATTAAATTCAGATTTAATACAATAGATAATTTTTTAAAGGGTTGCAATGATTGA
- the ilvD gene encoding dihydroxy-acid dehydratase, which produces MRSDIIKKGYTRAPHRSLLRATGLKDEDFTKPFIGVANSFIEIIPGHFYLNKFSEIIKDEIRKNGCVPFEFNTIGVDDGIAMGHEGMLYSLPSREIIANSVETVMNAHSLDALVCIPNCDKIVPGMIMGALRVNVPTIFISGGPMKAGVDKDSGDALDLNSVFEGVGAYEVGKIDEKKLKMLECEACPSGGSCSGMFTANSMNSLCEAMGIALVGNGTILALTPEREELARKAARRICEIALDEKFKIKNILNKKAIRNAMVCDMAMGGSSNTILHMLAISREAGCALDIKELNEISKKIAHIAKVAPSLPSVHMQDIGKAGGITAIINEISKRDNGLLELDNLTVSGEMMSKRVKNHPVKDYKVIKSVDEPFSKVGGLAILFGNLAEQGCVIKAAGIVGERKFSGKAVCFNSQDEAIAGITAGKVKKGDVVVLRYEGPKGGPGMQEMLSPTSLIMGRGLGADVALITDGRFSGATRGLSIGHVSPEAAEGGMIGLLKDGDIIDIDVDNYSINVRLSDEEIEKRKKEWKYEGKEVKSRWLRQYQKLVTNASSGAILEA; this is translated from the coding sequence ATGAGAAGCGATATAATTAAAAAAGGCTATACAAGAGCTCCGCACCGCTCACTTTTACGAGCAACTGGGCTAAAAGATGAGGATTTTACTAAGCCATTTATAGGCGTTGCAAATAGCTTTATAGAGATAATTCCAGGGCATTTTTATCTAAATAAATTTAGCGAAATTATAAAAGATGAGATTAGAAAAAATGGCTGTGTGCCGTTTGAGTTTAACACAATAGGCGTTGATGATGGCATCGCGATGGGGCATGAAGGTATGCTTTATAGTTTGCCAAGTCGTGAAATCATCGCAAATTCAGTAGAAACTGTGATGAATGCTCACAGTCTTGATGCGTTAGTTTGTATTCCAAACTGCGATAAAATCGTGCCTGGAATGATAATGGGTGCTTTAAGGGTAAATGTTCCAACGATTTTTATAAGTGGTGGTCCGATGAAAGCTGGAGTTGATAAAGACAGCGGTGACGCACTTGATTTAAATAGCGTTTTTGAAGGTGTTGGAGCATATGAGGTTGGTAAAATTGATGAGAAAAAATTAAAAATGCTCGAATGTGAGGCATGTCCAAGTGGAGGAAGTTGTAGTGGGATGTTTACTGCAAATTCTATGAACTCACTTTGTGAAGCGATGGGGATAGCTTTAGTTGGAAACGGAACTATTTTAGCACTAACCCCGGAGCGTGAAGAACTTGCTAGAAAAGCTGCTAGGAGAATTTGCGAGATCGCACTTGATGAAAAATTTAAAATCAAAAATATCTTAAATAAAAAAGCTATTAGAAATGCGATGGTTTGCGATATGGCAATGGGAGGAAGTTCTAATACAATCTTACATATGCTTGCAATTAGCCGCGAAGCTGGGTGCGCGTTAGATATAAAAGAGCTAAATGAAATCAGCAAAAAAATAGCCCACATCGCAAAAGTTGCACCAAGTCTTCCAAGTGTGCATATGCAAGATATCGGCAAAGCTGGTGGAATAACTGCTATAATAAATGAAATTTCAAAAAGAGATAATGGACTTTTAGAACTTGATAATCTAACCGTAAGTGGTGAGATGATGAGCAAGAGGGTTAAAAATCACCCTGTAAAAGACTACAAAGTTATAAAAAGCGTTGATGAGCCATTTTCAAAGGTTGGCGGACTTGCGATACTTTTTGGAAATTTGGCAGAGCAAGGTTGCGTGATAAAAGCTGCTGGGATTGTAGGGGAGAGAAAATTTAGCGGAAAAGCGGTATGCTTTAACTCACAAGATGAAGCAATTGCTGGAATCACAGCTGGAAAAGTTAAAAAAGGCGATGTTGTGGTTTTAAGATATGAAGGTCCAAAAGGTGGCCCTGGAATGCAAGAGATGCTTAGTCCAACAAGCCTTATAATGGGGCGTGGATTAGGGGCTGATGTGGCTTTGATAACAGATGGTAGATTTAGTGGTGCAACAAGGGGTTTAAGCATCGGTCATGTAAGTCCAGAAGCAGCAGAGGGTGGAATGATAGGGCTTTTAAAAGATGGCGACATAATAGACATTGATGTTGATAACTACTCTATAAATGTGCGTCTTAGTGATGAAGAGATAGAAAAACGAAAAAAAGAGTGGAAATATGAAGGAAAAGAGGTAAAAAGTAGGTGGCTTAGACAGTATCAAAAGTTAGTTACAAATGCAAGCAGTGGGGCGATTTTAGAAGCTTAA
- a CDS encoding AEC family transporter, which produces MLYTTLYSVFFILFAGYFAKRVGALKQSQAGVLFDFVIMFAMPCLILSKIYHLDINPHLFIYIFMGFISSVIAALFAVLVGKIFKFNSATLISIFLLTTFGNTLFIGIPIVTTLFGDDIIGEVVLYDAFAGALPISIFGPFILSLDSKKRPSIIKLAKKVLFFPPFIGLVLGLVCKIFTIPEFVFVPFESLGSTATPVALFAIGLSLSFGAIKSSYKGTIIVILSKTLLTPFIFISIVNLIGLERTISILNAFYLCSMPTATIACALVIKANKDADLAVSTVAFGLLFLALSAPLIKFML; this is translated from the coding sequence ATGCTCTATACTACGCTTTATTCTGTATTTTTTATACTTTTTGCGGGGTATTTTGCAAAGCGTGTTGGAGCCTTAAAACAGAGCCAAGCAGGTGTGCTTTTTGACTTCGTTATAATGTTTGCAATGCCTTGCTTAATACTAAGTAAAATTTATCATCTTGATATAAATCCACATCTTTTTATATATATTTTTATGGGCTTCATATCAAGTGTTATAGCCGCTCTTTTTGCTGTTTTGGTGGGTAAAATTTTTAAATTTAACTCAGCAACTCTTATATCTATCTTTTTGCTTACAACTTTTGGAAACACACTTTTTATAGGAATTCCTATCGTTACAACCCTTTTTGGCGATGATATCATCGGCGAAGTTGTGCTATATGATGCCTTTGCTGGAGCTTTGCCTATATCTATTTTTGGTCCATTTATCTTAAGTCTTGATAGTAAAAAACGACCAAGTATTATAAAGTTAGCTAAAAAAGTGCTGTTTTTTCCGCCATTTATAGGGCTGGTTTTAGGGCTGGTTTGTAAAATTTTTACCATACCTGAGTTTGTATTTGTACCGTTTGAATCACTTGGTTCAACAGCAACTCCAGTCGCACTTTTTGCTATAGGATTAAGCCTAAGTTTTGGAGCGATAAAGAGCTCATATAAAGGCACGATAATAGTTATTTTATCAAAAACACTTTTAACACCATTTATATTTATAAGTATAGTAAATTTGATTGGGCTAGAAAGAACCATTTCGATTTTAAACGCTTTTTATCTATGCTCAATGCCAACAGCCACCATAGCTTGTGCTTTAGTAATAAAAGCAAACAAAGACGCAGATTTAGCCGTAAGTACCGTTGCTTTTGGGCTACTGTTTTTAGCACTGTCTGCACCTTTAATAAAATTTATGCTTTAG